CTGCGGTGGAGCGTGTCGGCTTGTTGGAGAAGCTGGATCAACGCATCGGCAACTTGTCCGGCGGGCAGTTACAGCGCGTTTTCATCGCGCGAGCTCTTGTAGCTGAACCAGAGCTGTTGATCCTCGATGAGCCAACGGTCGGTGTCGATCAGGAATCGATCGATCAATTTTACAGCCTACTTCGTTCGCTGAAGGAAGAGAACGGATTGACGATGATGATCGTCAGCCACGATGTGGGAGTCATGTCGCAATGGGTGACCAAGGTGGCTTGTGTGCAGAAGAAAATTCACTTCCACGGAACAGCGCACGATTTTGAGCATAACCAAGAAAAAATCTTGCAAAGTATGTACGGTGATTCGGTCAGACTGCTGTCTCATCATCATTAGGCTTTGTAAATAGGTAAGAAAGAAGGAATAGGCACATGCTTGCTGATTGGTGGCAGTATGACTTTTTGCGGTATACCCTGTTTTCAGGGATTTTAATTGGTCTGATTTGCCCTATTTTGGGCACGTTTCTCATTGTTCGTCGCTTGTCGATGATGGCAGATGGCTTGTCACACGTCACACTGTCCGGTGTAGCTGCCGGGATGCTCATTTCCAAAAAGGTTGCCTTTTTCTCCGCAGTCAATCCGCTGTTTTTCGGGATGCTGTTTGCGGTGATCGGTTCGTTGTTCATCGAGCGGTTGC
This genomic stretch from Brevibacillus brevis harbors:
- a CDS encoding metal ABC transporter ATP-binding protein; this translates as MEPHTQEVPVIKLTGVSFQYEDKQVLDEVEFTLERGDFVGIVGPNGSGKSTLMKLILGLLTPNKGTVELFGQPLSKFREWNRIGYVAQQVAHGAGGFPATVREVVSSGLVGKVGLFRRLTKQHHENVRAAVERVGLLEKLDQRIGNLSGGQLQRVFIARALVAEPELLILDEPTVGVDQESIDQFYSLLRSLKEENGLTMMIVSHDVGVMSQWVTKVACVQKKIHFHGTAHDFEHNQEKILQSMYGDSVRLLSHHH